DNA sequence from the Malus sylvestris chromosome 10, drMalSylv7.2, whole genome shotgun sequence genome:
TTACCAGAAAAGTTTACCCTTGTGTGTATTTATACTTATATTTTAGACATTGGGCTTCCATCTGGAAAGTCAGTCTTTCAACTCCAAGCTGAGCGGATTTTGTGTGTCCAAAGACTAGCTGCTCAAGCTACAAATGAGGGTATGTTTCATTGCAAGAGGTTCTTTATGGTCTCAAGTAATTTGGGTTTTCATACTAATTGCTATGTTATTCAGGTAACGCTGCTCCACTGCAAATACATTGGTATATCATGACCAGCCCATTTACTGATGAATCCACACGGAAATTTTTTGAAACTCATAAATACTTTGGTCTCGACACTGACCAGGTAAGAAattttatattctattttctaatattttgtGGATAGCCAAGGTGTTTTTGTTTATTCTGAAGAAAACAGATTTTTTTGCTTACTTTTCTTAAGTTCAAACTCCCTTGATGCAGATAACCTTCTTTCAGCAAGGAACCATACCTTGTGTTTCAAAGGATGGAAGATTTATCATGGAAACTCCATATAGAGTAAGGCTTCTATTTGAACTGTAACTTATTCAGAAACCTCACTTTGTTTTACCTCCTTCTTTTAAGCCTTTATAAATCTCTTACTTACCTTAGATGTACTTAGAATATAACAAAAGGATAATTTTGTTTTACGATATtatatgcgtgtgtgtgtgtgtgtgtagcaCACAGCCACTGTATTTCCCATTCCATAAAGATTGTGATATACTGCCTCCAACAAAAAAGGCCTATGATTAATGCCAGTTTATTCTTCTAAACCAGGTAGCTAAGGCACCAGATGGGAATGGAGGAGTATATTCAGGTATTTTCCCATTAGATTTGGCTGAGCTTAATTTCCTCAATTTTCCTTAACTGCTGATAAGACATTCCTTAATAAATTGGGCACATATATTTTATCAGCTTTAAAATCATCAAGATTATTAGAAGATATGGCTACAAGAGGAATTAAATATGTGGATTGCTATGGAGTTGACAATGCACTGGTGAGATTTCTTCCTTTCTGATTTCGTGTGTAGTCTGCAAGGAGGGGAAAAAGAAGGGCAGACATTGAAATTCCTTCTCTTCCATTATTTGGTTggtcaaggaagaaaatactcagctttttcTCCTCTCATATCTGCCTAAATCAACTGGAGTCTAAATGTTCTTTTTTAGAAAGAGTTGAAAGTTTTTCTTATAATGATTAGGTTGTTGAAAGCAGGTTCGAGTAGCTGATCCAACGTTCTTGGGATATTTCATTGATAAAGGTGTTTCAGCTGCTGCAAAAGTTGTTCGTAAGGTAATTGACAAGAatttaactctctctctctctctctctctctttctctctgtgacacacacacacatacatttGCTCCTGCTCTTGTATCTGAAGTGTATGGATTGTGATAGGCTGATAGAACTCAAATGATTTGATACGAGCTATGGTGCTTGCTCGGGTAAAGATATATTACCGTTTTATAGTGGATTTTAATGTATGTGTCAAAGTCTTTCATAGTTCAAAATATCTGTTGTGCGGCCTATGCATCTGTAGGGGAGAACTCATCAGAACTGGCTCATCTTCATCCATATGGGTATGAGTATATTGGTAAAGCCAGAAAAAAGATGGACGATATTTTGGACGAATATACCTTTTTTCTGCATAACTATTTTACTGATATCAGTTTTTCACCTGTGTTTGTTACACATGAGTTCCGAAAGTTTGTATTGTTCCATACATATTGAGTTTTTAGAACTATTCTGATATATCACATTTTGAGTTACTTCGGGTTTTTGGTTACAGGCATACCCACAAGAAAAGGTTGGTGTGTTTGTACGTCGAGGTAAAGGAGGACCTCTTACTGTGGTTGAATACAGTGAGATGGACTCATCTCTGGCATCTGCAATCAATCAAGAAACTGGACGTCTTCGTTTTTGTTGGAGTAATGTAATGTCTATTGTTACCTCTGATCTCATCATCtactatttctttcttttgaaataaCTACTTTGTCTTCTAAGTTCTACGGTTTTTTCTTTAGTGGATTGAATTATGAGTTATGGCAGCTTCGTGCTTTCTAAGTTATGGCAACTCTTGCGACATTGTGTTTTTCAGGTGTGTTTGCACATGTTCACCCTGGATTTTCTAAACCAAGTGGCTAATGGCCTTGAGAAGGATAgcatgtctctctctctctctctctctctctctctctctctctctctctctctaatggcCTTACGTTTGGAATTTCCAATCTTTAGTTTTCGATATTGTAACAATATTATTGTAAACATGCCTTTTTGAATGCAGTTACCATCTCGCTGAGAAGAAAATTCCTTCTATCCATGGACAGTCGATGGGATTCAAACT
Encoded proteins:
- the LOC126585896 gene encoding UDP-N-acetylglucosamine diphosphorylase 1-like → MSEPSSDASLAPPPPQALLERLKDYGQEDAFALWDELSPDERQLLVNEIESLDLSRIDRIIRCSLRSHGLPTAAIEPVPESSVSAVEERTLEDRERWWKMGLKAIHEGKLAVLLLSGGQGTRLGSSDPKGCFNIGLPSGKSVFQLQAERILCVQRLAAQATNEGNAAPLQIHWYIMTSPFTDESTRKFFETHKYFGLDTDQITFFQQGTIPCVSKDGRFIMETPYRVAKAPDGNGGVYSALKSSRLLEDMATRGIKYVDCYGVDNALVRVADPTFLGYFIDKGVSAAAKVVRKAYPQEKVGVFVRRGKGGPLTVVEYSEMDSSLASAINQETGRLRFCWSNVCLHMFTLDFLNQVANGLEKDSIYHLAEKKIPSIHGQSMGFKLEQFIFDAFPYAPSTALFEVLREEEFAPVKNANGSNYDTPDSARLLVLRLHARWVVAAGGFLTHSVPLYATGVEVSPLCSYAGENLEAICRGRTFHAPCEITF